A portion of the Streptococcus sp. Marseille-Q6470 genome contains these proteins:
- a CDS encoding Cof-type HAD-IIB family hydrolase, producing MEVKAVFFDIDGTLVNDSKSVLKSTKEAIKIVKEQGVLVGVATGRGPFFVKDLMDDLDLDFAVTYNGQYIFNKDRVLFASPIDKRSLRQIISYAKKNRKEIAMGTRQDVVGSRIMSFGLSPLSQLVSRFVPKFLTRTVSHSFNRMVSKALPQKEDDLLNLINQPIYQVLMLMTPEETNKAAEALNHLKFTRSNPFAADIINQGNSKLEGIRRVGKEYGFDLNQVMAFGDSDNDLEMLAGVGMSVAMGNGSSSVKEVAKHITASNQNDGIHKALEYFGVLSSEKVFVSRDYHFNKVKTFHRMMDERTQEEPIAWDLEGATHRAGFKIEELVEFVRAASNSEEEFQQAVQDLHQALDIAAEKVSQSTPAEKTLVGQVDALIDTLYFTYGSFVLMGVDPERIFEIVHQANMGKIFPDGKAHFDPVTHKILKPDNWKEKYAPEPAIKKEIERQIKAYERHKERENQK from the coding sequence ATGGAAGTCAAAGCTGTGTTTTTTGATATTGATGGAACGCTTGTAAATGACAGTAAGAGTGTTTTGAAGTCCACAAAGGAAGCTATCAAGATTGTGAAAGAACAAGGGGTGCTTGTTGGGGTAGCAACAGGGCGAGGACCTTTTTTTGTTAAGGATTTGATGGATGATTTGGATCTGGATTTTGCAGTGACCTACAATGGCCAATATATCTTTAACAAAGATCGCGTTCTTTTTGCTAGCCCTATTGATAAGAGAAGTCTTAGACAAATCATCTCTTATGCTAAGAAAAATCGAAAAGAGATTGCCATGGGAACGCGACAAGACGTTGTCGGTTCTCGGATTATGTCCTTTGGGCTCAGTCCTCTTTCACAACTCGTCAGTCGTTTTGTACCTAAATTTTTGACTCGTACAGTTAGTCATTCCTTTAATCGTATGGTCAGTAAGGCCCTTCCTCAGAAGGAAGATGATTTGTTGAACTTAATCAATCAACCAATCTATCAGGTGCTTATGTTGATGACACCTGAGGAGACAAACAAGGCTGCTGAAGCATTAAATCATTTGAAATTTACCAGAAGTAATCCATTCGCGGCCGATATTATCAATCAAGGAAATTCTAAGTTAGAGGGTATCCGTCGTGTCGGGAAAGAGTATGGTTTTGATCTCAATCAAGTCATGGCTTTTGGAGACTCGGATAATGATTTGGAAATGTTGGCTGGTGTTGGGATGTCTGTTGCCATGGGAAATGGTAGTAGCAGCGTAAAAGAAGTTGCCAAGCATATTACTGCCAGCAACCAAAACGATGGGATTCACAAGGCTTTGGAATATTTTGGAGTTTTGTCTTCTGAAAAAGTCTTTGTCAGTCGTGACTATCATTTTAATAAGGTTAAGACCTTCCATCGTATGATGGATGAGCGAACTCAAGAAGAACCTATAGCTTGGGATTTAGAAGGGGCGACCCACCGTGCTGGCTTTAAGATTGAAGAATTAGTTGAATTTGTCCGTGCTGCAAGCAATTCTGAAGAGGAATTTCAACAAGCTGTGCAGGATTTACACCAAGCACTTGATATAGCTGCCGAAAAAGTATCTCAGTCAACACCAGCTGAGAAAACCCTCGTTGGTCAAGTAGATGCTTTGATTGATACGCTCTACTTTACCTATGGAAGTTTTGTTCTAATGGGGGTAGACCCAGAGCGAATCTTTGAAATTGTCCATCAAGCAAACATGGGTAAAATCTTCCCAGATGGTAAAGCTCATTTTGATCCAGTGACCCACAAAATCTTGAAACCAGATAACTGGAAAGAAAAATACGCCCCAGAACCTGCGATCAAAAAGGAGATAGAGCGCCAAATTAAGGCTTATGAACGCCATAAAGAAAGAGAAAACCAAAAATAA
- a CDS encoding ribonuclease J: protein MTNIKLTTLGGVRENGKNMYIAEINDSIFVLDAGLKYPENEQLGVDVVIPNMEYLFENSDRIAGVFLTHGHADAIGALPYLLSEAKVPVFGSELTIELAKLFVKGNDSVKKFDDFHVIDENTEIDFGGTEVSFFRTTHSIPESLGVVLKTSKGSIVYTGDFKFDQTASESYATDFGRLAEIGREGVLALLSDSANADSNIQVASESEVGDEITQTISDWDGRIIVAAVASNLSRIQQVFDAAADTGRRVVLTGFDIENIVRTAIRLKKLSLANESLLIKPKDMSRFEDHELIILETGRMGEPINGLRKMSIGRHRYVEIKDGDLVYIVTTPSIAKEAVMARVENMVYQAGGIVKPITQSLRVSGHGNARDLQLMINLLQPKYLFPIQGEYRELDAHAKAAMAVGMLPERIFIPKKGTTMSYEHGDFVPSGAVTAGDVLIDGNAIGDVGNVVLRDRKVLSEDGIFIVAITVNRREKKIIAKARVHTRGFVYLKKSRDILRESTELVNQTVEDYLQGEDFDWADLKGKVRDHLAKFLFDQTKRRPAILPVVMEAK, encoded by the coding sequence ATGACCAATATTAAATTAACAACTTTGGGCGGTGTTCGAGAAAACGGGAAAAACATGTACATTGCAGAAATTAACGACTCTATCTTCGTTTTAGATGCAGGTTTGAAATATCCTGAAAATGAACAGTTGGGTGTCGATGTCGTTATTCCAAATATGGAATATCTGTTTGAAAATAGTGACCGTATTGCGGGTGTCTTTTTAACGCACGGGCATGCGGATGCGATTGGAGCTCTTCCTTATCTCCTATCAGAAGCTAAGGTCCCTGTCTTTGGTTCAGAGTTGACCATCGAACTTGCCAAGCTTTTTGTAAAGGGAAATGATAGCGTCAAGAAATTTGATGATTTCCATGTGATCGATGAAAATACAGAAATCGACTTTGGAGGTACGGAAGTTTCCTTCTTCCGCACAACCCACTCCATCCCAGAAAGTCTGGGTGTCGTTTTAAAAACATCTAAGGGAAGCATCGTCTATACTGGAGATTTCAAATTTGACCAAACGGCTAGCGAATCATATGCAACTGACTTTGGTCGTTTAGCAGAAATTGGTCGCGAAGGAGTTTTAGCTCTTCTAAGCGACTCAGCAAACGCAGACAGTAATATTCAAGTAGCCAGCGAAAGTGAAGTTGGCGATGAAATTACGCAAACCATTTCTGATTGGGATGGACGTATCATCGTAGCTGCCGTTGCAAGTAACCTTTCTCGTATTCAGCAGGTCTTTGACGCTGCTGCAGATACAGGTCGTCGCGTTGTTTTGACGGGATTTGATATTGAAAATATCGTTCGTACAGCTATTCGCTTGAAAAAATTGTCATTGGCTAACGAAAGTCTCTTGATTAAACCTAAAGATATGTCTCGTTTTGAAGACCACGAGTTAATCATCCTTGAAACTGGTCGTATGGGTGAACCGATTAATGGACTCCGTAAAATGTCAATCGGTCGTCACCGCTATGTTGAAATCAAAGATGGGGACTTGGTTTATATCGTTACAACACCATCAATCGCTAAAGAAGCTGTCATGGCACGGGTAGAAAACATGGTCTACCAAGCGGGTGGTATCGTAAAACCGATTACTCAAAGCTTGCGTGTATCAGGACATGGAAATGCGCGTGATTTGCAATTGATGATCAACCTCTTGCAACCTAAGTATCTTTTCCCAATCCAAGGGGAATACCGTGAATTGGATGCTCATGCCAAGGCCGCTATGGCTGTTGGTATGTTGCCAGAACGTATTTTTATCCCGAAAAAAGGAACAACCATGTCTTATGAGCATGGGGATTTCGTTCCATCTGGTGCAGTTACTGCAGGAGATGTCTTGATTGACGGAAATGCCATTGGGGATGTTGGTAATGTCGTTCTTCGTGACCGTAAGGTCTTGTCAGAAGATGGTATTTTCATTGTGGCTATCACTGTTAACCGTCGCGAGAAGAAAATCATTGCCAAGGCTCGAGTGCATACACGTGGATTTGTCTACCTCAAGAAGAGTCGAGATATTCTGCGCGAAAGTACAGAATTGGTGAACCAAACAGTTGAGGACTATCTCCAAGGTGAGGACTTTGACTGGGCTGACCTTAAAGGTAAGGTACGTGATCATTTGGCCAAGTTCCTCTTTGATCAAACCAAACGTCGTCCAGCCATTTTACCAGTAGTCATGGAAGCAAAATAA
- a CDS encoding metallophosphoesterase family protein, which produces MTKIAVLSDIHGNTGALEAVLADAEKAGVEEYWLLGDILMPGTGRKSILRRLEELPITVRVLGNWEESLWRAAHRKLDTSRPSHRYLLRQCQYIMEEISLDEIEELQDFPMHTHRQFGNLKVGISHHLPDKNWGRELIHLGKQEDFDRLVTNPDCDIAIYGHIHQQFLRYGSGGQLILNPGSIGQPFFLSTSLREDLRAQYMILEFDDKGLRDIDFRRVDYDVEEELQLARELQLPYYQVYYESLVNGIHHTHNQDLLHEIAQNQGHDAELDDWLSRNS; this is translated from the coding sequence ATGACAAAAATTGCGGTACTTTCAGATATTCATGGCAACACAGGAGCACTGGAAGCAGTTCTCGCAGACGCTGAGAAGGCAGGAGTAGAAGAATATTGGCTCTTGGGCGATATTCTCATGCCAGGGACAGGACGAAAAAGTATCCTCAGACGATTGGAGGAATTGCCGATTACGGTTCGGGTTCTGGGGAATTGGGAAGAAAGTTTGTGGCGGGCTGCTCACCGAAAATTGGATACAAGTAGGCCCAGTCATCGCTACCTTTTGCGTCAATGTCAGTATATCATGGAAGAAATTAGTCTAGATGAGATTGAAGAACTTCAGGATTTTCCTATGCACACCCATCGCCAGTTTGGAAATCTAAAGGTGGGGATTAGTCATCATTTACCGGATAAAAATTGGGGAAGAGAACTGATTCATCTTGGAAAACAGGAAGATTTTGATCGTTTGGTGACTAATCCTGACTGCGATATTGCCATCTATGGTCATATCCACCAACAATTTTTACGTTATGGAAGTGGTGGACAACTCATTTTGAATCCAGGTTCGATTGGGCAGCCTTTCTTTTTATCAACAAGTCTGCGTGAGGACTTGCGAGCCCAGTATATGATTTTGGAATTTGATGACAAAGGATTGAGAGATATCGACTTTCGTCGTGTTGATTATGATGTTGAGGAAGAACTACAGCTGGCTAGGGAGTTACAATTACCCTATTATCAGGTGTATTATGAAAGTTTAGTCAATGGAATTCACCATACTCACAATCAGGACTTGCTACATGAAATTGCACAAAATCAAGGGCATGATGCAGAATTGGATGACTGGCTCAGTCGTAACTCTTGA
- the ccpA gene encoding catabolite control protein A gives MNTDDTVTIYDVAREAGVSMATVSRVVNGNKNVKENTRKKVLEVIDRLDYRPNAVARGLASKRTTTVGVVIPDITNTYFAALAKGIDDIAEMYKYNIVLANSDEDDEKEVAVVNTLFSKQVDGIIFMGYHLTEKIRSEFSRSRTPVVLAGTVDVEHQLPSVNIDYKNATADAVRHLLKRNKKIAFVSGPLVDDINGKIRLVGYKDALKEAGVNYSEGLVFESKYRYDDGYALAERLVSSKATAAIVTGDELAAGLLNGLADHGISVPEDFEIITSDDSQIARYTRPNLTTIAQPLYDLGAISMRMLTKIMHKEELEEREVLLPHGLTERKSTRKD, from the coding sequence ATGAACACAGATGATACAGTAACCATTTATGACGTTGCCCGAGAAGCAGGAGTTTCAATGGCAACTGTCAGTCGTGTAGTCAATGGCAACAAGAATGTCAAGGAAAACACTCGTAAGAAAGTTCTAGAGGTGATTGATCGCCTAGACTATCGTCCAAATGCAGTAGCTCGTGGCTTAGCAAGCAAACGAACAACAACTGTTGGGGTTGTCATCCCAGATATCACGAACACTTATTTTGCTGCGCTAGCAAAAGGGATTGATGATATTGCAGAGATGTACAAGTATAACATCGTCCTTGCCAATAGTGATGAGGATGATGAAAAAGAAGTGGCAGTAGTGAATACACTCTTTTCAAAACAAGTTGATGGTATTATCTTTATGGGCTATCACTTAACAGAGAAAATTCGCTCAGAGTTTTCACGTTCACGTACTCCTGTAGTTCTTGCAGGAACAGTGGATGTAGAACACCAGCTTCCAAGTGTTAATATTGATTATAAGAATGCTACTGCGGATGCTGTTCGCCATTTGTTGAAGCGTAACAAGAAAATTGCCTTTGTGAGTGGACCATTGGTAGATGATATTAACGGTAAGATTCGCTTGGTTGGCTACAAAGATGCTTTGAAAGAAGCAGGAGTTAACTACAGTGAAGGACTTGTATTTGAGTCTAAATATCGCTATGATGATGGTTATGCTTTGGCGGAACGCTTAGTTTCTTCAAAAGCGACTGCAGCGATTGTGACTGGTGATGAATTGGCAGCAGGGCTCTTGAATGGTTTGGCTGATCACGGAATTTCTGTACCAGAGGACTTTGAGATTATTACTAGTGATGATTCTCAAATCGCACGCTATACTCGTCCAAACCTTACAACTATCGCACAACCCTTGTATGATTTAGGTGCGATTAGTATGCGTATGTTGACGAAGATTATGCATAAAGAGGAGTTAGAAGAACGCGAAGTCCTCCTACCTCATGGTTTGACAGAGCGCAAGTCAACTCGTAAAGACTAA
- a CDS encoding asparaginase → MTKKILVLHTGGTISMQADESGAVRTSADNPMNHISNPLEGIEVHSLDFLNLPSPYIKPKHMLALYKKIKQEASSYDGVVITHGTDTLEETAYFLDTMEVPHIPIVLTGAMRSSNELGSDGVYNYLSALRVASDDKAADKGVLVVMNDEIHAAKYVTKTHTTNVSTFQTPTHGPLGLIMKHEILYFKTAEPRVRFDLESIQGLVPIIPVYAGMTDELLDLLPVDQLDGLVIQAFGAGNVPKETAEKLKSLSQAGLPIALVSRCFNGIAEPVYAYEGGGVCLQNDGVYFVKELNAQKARLKLLIAINAGLKDQQLRLYMEG, encoded by the coding sequence ATGACTAAGAAAATCCTTGTTTTACATACCGGTGGCACTATTTCCATGCAGGCAGATGAATCTGGAGCTGTAAGGACTAGTGCTGATAACCCTATGAATCATATCTCTAATCCTCTCGAAGGTATCGAAGTCCATTCCTTGGATTTTTTAAATTTGCCCAGCCCATACATCAAGCCTAAGCATATGTTGGCTCTCTACAAAAAGATTAAACAAGAGGCATCGTCCTATGATGGTGTTGTCATTACACATGGGACAGATACACTAGAAGAAACGGCTTATTTCCTCGACACAATGGAGGTGCCTCATATACCTATCGTTCTGACAGGTGCTATGAGATCTTCCAATGAGCTAGGAAGTGATGGCGTCTATAACTATCTTAGCGCCCTACGTGTTGCTAGCGATGACAAAGCTGCTGATAAGGGCGTACTCGTAGTGATGAACGATGAAATTCACGCTGCCAAATACGTCACAAAAACCCACACTACAAATGTTAGCACTTTTCAAACACCAACTCATGGTCCACTTGGACTTATCATGAAGCATGAGATTCTCTACTTCAAGACTGCGGAACCTCGTGTTCGTTTTGACCTTGAGAGCATTCAAGGGTTGGTTCCTATCATCCCAGTTTATGCAGGCATGACCGATGAACTTCTCGATTTACTGCCTGTTGACCAACTAGATGGATTGGTTATTCAGGCTTTTGGTGCTGGAAATGTACCAAAAGAAACAGCTGAAAAATTAAAATCTCTCAGTCAAGCAGGGCTTCCGATTGCACTAGTCTCTCGTTGTTTCAATGGGATTGCAGAACCTGTTTACGCCTACGAAGGCGGTGGTGTTTGTCTTCAGAATGATGGTGTTTATTTTGTAAAAGAACTAAACGCGCAAAAGGCACGACTGAAGCTTCTTATCGCAATCAATGCTGGACTTAAAGACCAACAACTCCGATTATATATGGAAGGATAA
- the recJ gene encoding single-stranded-DNA-specific exonuclease RecJ — MIIPTYNWQFSPQVEDADFTKIAKSVGLSSEVACLLFQRGIKDESSLKKFLEPSLEDLHDPYLLHDMDKAVNRIRRAIEQGEFILVYGDYDADGMTSASILKETLEQLGAECLVYLPNRFTDGYGPNVSVYKYFIEQQGISLIVTVDNGVAGHEAIDLAQSMGVDVIVTDHHSMPEVLPDAYAIVHPEHPKADYPFKHLAGCGVAFKLACALLEEVQVELLDLVAIGTIADMVSLTDENRIMVQYGLEVLRNTQRLGLQELFEVAGISSSDLTEETVGFQLAPRLNALGRLDDSNPAIDLLTGFDDEEVHEIALMIQEKNEERKEIVQAIYEEAKSLVDPNKSVQVLAKEGWNPGVLGIVAGRLLEELGQTVIVLNIEDGRAKGSARSIEAVDIFEALDPHRELFIAFGGHAGAAGMTLEAEQLDALSEILETYVTDKGIDAKGKSTLYLDEELDLENLSLETVKSFERLAPFGMDNQKPVFYIRDFKVENARSMGAGDSHLKLKISKGTASFEVVAFGQGPKATEFSQVKQLELAVTLSVNQWNGQTTLQLMMVDARVDGVQLFNIRGKNASLPDSVPVLDFTGKLPDISLSPAIVVKNLPEDITILKNIFQQYDFSAIYFKNDIDKPYYLTGYGTREQFAKLYKTIYQFPEFDIRYKLKDLSTYLKIEQILLVKMIQIFEELGFVTIDNGVMKVNKEAPKRGIAESQIYQNLKKTVKDQEMMALGTVQEIYDFLMKE, encoded by the coding sequence GTGATAATTCCTACTTATAATTGGCAATTTTCTCCGCAGGTTGAGGATGCGGATTTTACAAAGATAGCCAAGAGTGTAGGCTTGAGTTCTGAAGTCGCTTGTTTGTTGTTTCAACGTGGAATCAAGGACGAAAGTAGCCTGAAGAAATTTTTAGAACCTTCTTTGGAAGATTTACACGATCCCTATCTTCTCCACGATATGGATAAGGCAGTGAATCGTATTCGTCGTGCTATAGAGCAGGGGGAATTTATTCTCGTTTATGGAGACTACGATGCAGATGGGATGACATCAGCTTCTATCCTTAAAGAAACATTAGAACAATTAGGAGCCGAGTGTTTAGTCTATCTTCCTAATCGTTTTACAGATGGTTATGGTCCTAATGTCAGTGTCTACAAGTACTTCATTGAGCAACAAGGGATATCCTTGATTGTAACCGTGGATAATGGAGTTGCCGGGCATGAGGCTATTGACTTGGCTCAATCTATGGGTGTGGATGTCATTGTGACAGACCACCACTCCATGCCAGAGGTTTTACCAGATGCTTATGCAATCGTCCATCCTGAACACCCAAAAGCAGATTATCCATTTAAACATTTAGCAGGTTGTGGCGTTGCTTTTAAACTAGCTTGTGCCCTCTTGGAGGAAGTGCAGGTTGAGTTGCTTGACTTGGTTGCCATTGGAACGATTGCGGATATGGTCAGCTTGACGGATGAAAATCGTATCATGGTTCAATATGGTCTAGAAGTTTTGCGAAATACCCAAAGACTAGGTCTCCAAGAACTCTTTGAAGTTGCTGGAATTTCTAGCAGTGATCTTACAGAAGAGACGGTTGGTTTCCAATTAGCTCCTCGTTTGAATGCCCTAGGACGCTTGGACGATTCCAATCCAGCTATTGACTTACTGACTGGATTTGATGATGAAGAGGTGCATGAGATTGCCCTCATGATTCAAGAAAAAAATGAAGAACGCAAGGAAATCGTTCAGGCTATCTATGAAGAAGCTAAAAGCTTGGTAGACCCTAACAAAAGTGTTCAAGTTTTGGCCAAAGAAGGTTGGAATCCAGGAGTGCTTGGGATTGTAGCTGGACGCTTACTGGAAGAATTGGGACAAACGGTGATTGTTCTCAATATTGAAGATGGTCGTGCCAAGGGTAGTGCGCGGAGTATTGAAGCCGTCGATATCTTTGAAGCCTTGGACCCGCATCGGGAACTTTTTATCGCCTTTGGTGGGCATGCAGGCGCTGCAGGTATGACACTTGAAGCTGAACAGCTAGACGCCTTATCGGAAATTTTAGAGACCTATGTAACAGACAAAGGGATAGATGCCAAAGGGAAGAGTACCTTATATCTAGATGAAGAATTAGATTTGGAAAATCTAAGTTTAGAAACGGTTAAAAGTTTTGAACGCTTAGCTCCTTTTGGAATGGACAACCAAAAACCTGTTTTTTATATTCGAGATTTTAAAGTTGAAAATGCTCGTTCTATGGGAGCAGGAGATAGTCATCTGAAATTGAAGATATCCAAAGGGACCGCAAGCTTTGAGGTAGTAGCATTTGGTCAAGGGCCAAAGGCTACAGAATTTTCTCAGGTAAAACAACTGGAATTGGCAGTTACCCTTTCTGTTAACCAATGGAATGGGCAAACAACCCTTCAGTTGATGATGGTAGACGCTCGTGTAGACGGTGTTCAACTCTTTAATATTCGTGGGAAGAACGCATCTTTACCAGACAGTGTACCGGTACTGGATTTTACAGGAAAATTGCCTGATATTTCCTTGAGTCCAGCAATCGTTGTCAAGAATCTCCCAGAAGATATCACTATTCTTAAAAACATTTTCCAGCAGTATGATTTCTCAGCTATTTATTTTAAAAATGATATCGACAAACCCTACTATTTGACTGGCTATGGCACAAGAGAGCAATTCGCCAAGCTCTATAAGACGATCTATCAGTTCCCAGAATTCGATATTCGTTATAAACTCAAGGACTTATCAACCTATCTCAAAATTGAGCAAATCTTACTCGTCAAGATGATTCAAATTTTTGAAGAGCTTGGTTTTGTCACGATTGATAATGGTGTGATGAAGGTGAATAAAGAAGCTCCAAAGAGGGGCATTGCTGAAAGTCAGATTTATCAAAATCTCAAGAAAACTGTTAAAGACCAAGAAATGATGGCACTAGGTACAGTACAGGAAATCTATGATTTCTTGATGAAAGAATAA
- a CDS encoding Rrf2 family transcriptional regulator, whose amino-acid sequence MQISSRFTISTHMLVIIALKGKESKVTSDFLASSVGVNPVIIRKTLSQLKKADLISVARGTGGAEIIKNLEDISLLDIYQAVECLGKTGQLFSFHDNPNPNCPVGANIHVVLDEKLLQIQQAMEEELSRTSLAQLVADTEARIQH is encoded by the coding sequence ATGCAAATTTCAAGTCGCTTTACCATCTCAACCCATATGCTAGTTATTATCGCCCTAAAAGGGAAGGAAAGTAAAGTAACTAGTGATTTTCTAGCTAGTAGCGTAGGAGTCAATCCTGTTATTATCCGCAAAACCTTGTCCCAACTGAAAAAAGCGGACTTGATTTCTGTTGCGCGTGGTACTGGAGGGGCAGAAATTATCAAAAATCTTGAAGATATTAGTCTCTTGGATATCTATCAAGCAGTTGAATGTCTCGGGAAGACGGGTCAACTCTTTAGCTTTCATGATAATCCGAATCCAAATTGTCCAGTTGGAGCCAATATTCATGTAGTTTTAGATGAGAAATTACTTCAAATCCAGCAAGCTATGGAAGAAGAATTGAGTCGGACTAGTCTTGCTCAACTGGTTGCAGATACAGAAGCAAGAATTCAACATTAA
- a CDS encoding universal stress protein, with product MTQRYENIMVAVDGSKEADLAFVKGVQSAVRNQAKLTIAHVIDTRALQSISTFDAEVYEELQVEAQDLMAEYEKRARDAGLNDIQVVIEMGNPKTLLAKTIPDQEHVDLILVGATGLNAFERLLVGSSSEYILRHTSVDLLVVRDKDKTL from the coding sequence ATGACTCAACGTTACGAAAACATCATGGTAGCAGTCGACGGTTCTAAAGAAGCTGATTTGGCTTTTGTTAAGGGAGTTCAGTCAGCAGTGCGTAACCAGGCTAAACTAACCATCGCCCATGTAATTGATACTCGTGCTCTTCAAAGCATTTCAACATTCGATGCAGAAGTTTACGAAGAGTTACAAGTCGAGGCACAAGACTTGATGGCAGAATATGAAAAGCGTGCAAGAGACGCTGGTCTGAATGATATTCAAGTTGTCATCGAAATGGGAAATCCTAAAACTCTTTTAGCTAAAACAATCCCTGACCAAGAACACGTTGATTTGATTTTGGTTGGAGCAACAGGACTGAACGCCTTCGAACGTCTGCTTGTCGGATCTTCATCTGAATATATCCTTCGCCATACAAGCGTTGACCTTCTCGTCGTTCGAGACAAGGATAAAACTTTATAA
- a CDS encoding alpha/beta hydrolase family protein gives MAVMKIEYYSEVLDMEWGVNVLYPDASRVTEPNSTDIPVLYLLHGMSGNHNSWLKRTNVERLLRGTNLIVVMPNTSNGWYTDTQYGYNYYTALAEELPQVLKRFFPNMTNKREKTFIAGLSMGGYGSFKLALSTDRFSHAASFSGALSFEEFSPESQDLGTHAYWRGVFGKVNDWVNSPYSLETLAKKSDKKTKLWVWCGEQDYLYAANNLAVKNLKKLGFDVTYTHSAGTHEWYYWEKQLERFLATLPIDFVLEERLS, from the coding sequence ATGGCAGTAATGAAGATTGAGTATTACTCAGAAGTTTTAGATATGGAGTGGGGAGTAAATGTTCTCTACCCTGATGCATCTCGGGTGACAGAGCCAAACAGTACAGATATTCCAGTCCTCTATCTCCTTCATGGGATGTCAGGGAACCACAACAGTTGGCTCAAACGAACCAATGTAGAGCGCTTGTTGCGAGGGACTAATCTGATTGTTGTCATGCCTAATACAAGTAACGGCTGGTATACAGATACTCAGTATGGCTATAACTACTACACAGCTCTAGCAGAAGAATTACCTCAGGTGCTCAAACGCTTCTTTCCCAATATGACCAACAAACGAGAAAAGACCTTTATCGCTGGTTTATCAATGGGAGGCTACGGTTCCTTTAAGTTAGCACTGTCAACTGACCGTTTCTCACATGCAGCTAGTTTTTCTGGAGCACTTAGCTTTGAGGAGTTTTCTCCTGAGAGTCAAGATTTAGGAACGCATGCCTACTGGAGAGGTGTGTTTGGCAAAGTTAATGATTGGGTGAATAGCCCTTACTCACTTGAAACACTCGCTAAAAAATCTGATAAGAAAACCAAACTATGGGTATGGTGTGGCGAGCAAGATTATCTCTATGCTGCCAATAATCTAGCAGTGAAGAACCTCAAGAAATTAGGTTTTGATGTAACCTACACCCATAGTGCAGGAACCCACGAGTGGTATTATTGGGAAAAACAATTGGAACGGTTTTTGGCTACACTGCCGATTGATTTTGTTTTGGAAGAACGCTTGTCTTAA
- a CDS encoding CHAP domain-containing protein → MKKTVAKLTLGLTSTAILATVGAQTVSADSYVVQDGDSFFGIAAASGMDPYELAANNGKTIFDTIHPGDVLEVSGPAQLSYSYQAPAYEVTSTVNAVAGEDVVVNTPTNYGNSYPVGQCTWGVKELAPWASNWWGNANTWAIYASAQGFKIGNVPVVGAIAVWDGGEYGHVAYVTDVQSENSIQVLECNYDGSGTQPIGNYRGFFNPHRSLGKVTYIYPN, encoded by the coding sequence ATGAAAAAAACAGTTGCTAAACTGACTCTTGGTTTAACATCTACAGCTATTTTGGCTACAGTTGGTGCTCAAACTGTTAGCGCAGACTCTTACGTTGTTCAAGACGGTGATTCATTTTTTGGTATTGCTGCTGCAAGTGGTATGGATCCTTATGAGTTGGCAGCTAATAATGGGAAAACCATTTTTGATACTATCCACCCAGGTGATGTGCTAGAAGTTAGCGGTCCAGCTCAACTTAGCTATTCATACCAAGCTCCTGCTTATGAAGTAACTAGCACTGTTAATGCAGTGGCAGGTGAGGATGTTGTTGTAAATACTCCTACAAACTATGGAAATTCTTATCCTGTTGGTCAGTGTACATGGGGCGTGAAAGAATTGGCTCCATGGGCTAGCAACTGGTGGGGAAATGCTAACACTTGGGCAATCTATGCTAGTGCACAAGGCTTTAAGATAGGAAATGTTCCTGTAGTAGGAGCAATCGCTGTTTGGGATGGCGGTGAATATGGCCACGTTGCTTATGTGACAGATGTTCAAAGTGAGAATTCTATTCAAGTGCTTGAATGTAACTATGATGGTAGTGGAACTCAACCAATTGGAAACTATCGTGGCTTCTTTAATCCTCATAGATCATTAGGTAAAGTTACTTACATTTATCCAAACTAA